The proteins below come from a single Candidatus Chlamydia sanziniae genomic window:
- the dnaA gene encoding chromosomal replication initiator protein DnaA: protein MRAWEDFLLLQEKEIGRSTVDKWLRSLKVLCFDACNLYLEAKDSFQVTWFEEHVKHKVKTSLVNNNSKPIRVHLTSADKARSFYKDSQIQKEKTAYFTMEYGNVNPEMTFSTFLVTPENDLPFRILQEFAKVSEKGQEFAFNPIYLCGSEGSGKTHLMQATVTALREYLNKVLYVSSDLFTEHLVSAIRSGEMQRFRAFYRNVDALFIENIEIFSGKAATQEEFFHTFNSLHMEGKLIVISSSYGPADLKSIEDRLISRFEWGVAVPIHPLKEEGLRSLLMRQTEQLFIRIQEDALDFLICALSSNVKALFHAITLLAKRVAYKKLSQQLLYENDIKAILKDILETAQSVRLTPSGIIRAVAQYYSVTQESILGRSQSREYVIPRQIAMYLCRQKLSLSYAKIGDIFSRDHSTVISSIRLIAQKYEKNNNDTTIAIQDISKHLISIQKSIEFFITEEETKA, encoded by the coding sequence ATGCGAGCATGGGAAGATTTTCTTTTGCTACAAGAGAAAGAAATCGGTAGAAGTACTGTAGACAAGTGGTTACGCTCATTAAAAGTTTTATGCTTTGATGCTTGTAATTTATATCTTGAAGCTAAGGATTCGTTCCAAGTCACCTGGTTTGAAGAGCATGTAAAGCATAAGGTTAAAACAAGCCTTGTGAATAATAACAGTAAGCCTATTCGTGTTCATTTGACCTCTGCTGATAAGGCTAGATCTTTTTATAAAGATTCACAAATCCAAAAGGAGAAAACGGCATATTTTACTATGGAATACGGAAATGTGAATCCTGAAATGACGTTTTCTACTTTTTTAGTAACGCCTGAAAATGACTTGCCTTTTCGTATTTTGCAAGAATTTGCTAAGGTTTCTGAAAAAGGCCAGGAGTTTGCTTTTAATCCTATTTACCTTTGTGGTTCTGAAGGCTCAGGAAAGACGCATTTAATGCAAGCTACAGTTACAGCTCTTCGTGAGTATCTTAATAAAGTTCTCTATGTTTCTTCTGACTTATTTACAGAGCATCTAGTTTCTGCGATTCGTTCAGGGGAGATGCAGAGATTTCGTGCTTTTTATCGTAATGTCGATGCTTTATTTATTGAAAATATTGAGATTTTTTCTGGAAAAGCTGCGACTCAAGAAGAGTTTTTTCATACGTTCAACTCGTTGCATATGGAGGGGAAATTGATTGTTATTTCATCCTCATATGGTCCTGCGGATCTTAAGTCTATTGAAGACCGTTTGATTAGCCGTTTTGAATGGGGAGTTGCGGTTCCGATTCATCCTTTAAAAGAAGAAGGTTTAAGAAGTTTATTAATGAGACAGACGGAGCAACTTTTTATTCGGATTCAAGAGGATGCTTTAGATTTTCTGATTTGTGCTTTATCCTCAAATGTAAAAGCATTATTTCATGCCATTACTCTTCTTGCCAAGCGAGTAGCTTATAAGAAACTTTCTCAGCAGTTATTGTATGAGAATGATATAAAAGCAATTCTGAAAGATATTCTGGAGACTGCTCAGAGTGTGCGTCTTACTCCTTCAGGAATTATTCGTGCTGTTGCACAATATTATAGTGTAACCCAAGAAAGTATCTTGGGGCGGTCGCAATCTCGAGAATATGTTATACCTCGTCAGATAGCCATGTATTTATGTCGTCAAAAGCTTTCTTTATCCTATGCAAAAATTGGAGATATTTTTTCAAGAGATCATTCCACAGTGATTTCTTCCATTCGACTGATTGCTCAGAAGTATGAAAAAAATAACAATGACACCACTATTGCTATTCAAGACATTAGCAAACACTTGATTTCTATACAGAAAAGTATAGAGTTTTTTATTACAGAAGAAGAAACTAAAGCTTGA
- the yidC gene encoding membrane protein insertase YidC, with protein MNKRALLFVSLIGIAFVGCQLFFGYKDFRSCKRLAEKQRVISKQALVATESVGLSVTSWSTSPDEEQERNHYVVRMGGHLFLLNTGDPAQAIYSEGQSWSLVDQTHAFDHVHVALYSSNLSSTSFMNPGKVFLPLVENLPVLVVEFRNNKEPLVFLGEYRQGKVVNKDSTIFGTSLVFWRSGNEYLPLGIYDSKEERLVTLNLPITQAVIFRDDQDLGKSLDSTSHYVLSNDYIQIVISEESGSIEGINLPFASVDNESIVNEIGFDRELAAQTSPEAIFPGFYSELPNGKKMENTNGGYYPLLRRGLLSEGKQSTPLEYHALNIVSGRELATPFALGYRVLTFTSEYIHLESRNGAVQKIYRLPSDASQQPYAFETEIVLAEEVEDIWLTSGVPEVEIMSNAFNPTMKYWVINKNKGQLDKVKLPKAKDSLILRSGVYPQWVLNSNGYFGIILTPLMDIPAGYGALYIPGSTVPTRLSALKARNQAYPASKYPGYEILLPLPKSKGSYRFLTYAGPLAEPTLKVLDKTYTGIKGENPHYLDSISFRGIFVFITAPFASLLFIIMKFFKIITGSWGISIILLTVFLKLLLYPLNAWSIRSMRRMQILSPHIQQIQQKYKNEPKRAQMEIMTLYKTNKVNPITGCFPLLIQLPFLIAMFDLLKSSFLLRGASFIPGWIDNLTAPDVLFSWKTSVWFIGNEFHLLPILLGIVMFAQQKMVAFHKVVTDQQRQQQAMGNMMAILFTAMFYNFPSGLNIYWLSSMVLGIVQQWGTNKILDGKHLKNEVILNKKKHR; from the coding sequence ATGAATAAGCGTGCTTTGTTATTTGTTTCGTTAATCGGTATTGCTTTTGTCGGATGTCAATTATTTTTTGGTTATAAAGATTTCCGTTCTTGCAAACGATTGGCAGAGAAACAACGAGTTATTTCTAAACAAGCACTAGTAGCTACAGAATCTGTGGGATTGAGTGTCACTTCTTGGAGTACCTCTCCTGATGAAGAACAAGAGAGAAATCACTACGTTGTACGTATGGGAGGACATCTTTTTCTTTTAAATACTGGAGATCCAGCTCAAGCAATTTATTCTGAAGGACAATCTTGGAGTTTAGTGGATCAAACCCATGCATTTGATCATGTCCATGTTGCATTATATAGTTCTAACCTTTCTTCTACGTCTTTTATGAATCCAGGAAAGGTATTTCTTCCTTTAGTAGAGAACTTGCCTGTTTTGGTTGTTGAATTTCGTAATAATAAAGAGCCGCTCGTTTTTTTGGGTGAGTATAGACAAGGAAAAGTTGTGAATAAGGATAGCACAATTTTTGGAACTTCTCTTGTTTTCTGGAGGTCTGGAAATGAATACTTACCTCTGGGTATTTATGATTCTAAAGAAGAAAGACTGGTTACTTTAAATTTACCTATAACCCAAGCTGTGATTTTTAGAGATGATCAAGATTTGGGAAAGTCTCTAGATAGCACTAGCCACTATGTTTTATCTAATGACTATATACAGATTGTGATTTCTGAGGAAAGTGGCTCCATAGAGGGGATCAATCTACCGTTTGCTTCTGTAGATAATGAAAGCATAGTGAATGAAATTGGTTTTGATAGAGAATTAGCAGCACAGACATCGCCTGAAGCTATTTTTCCCGGATTTTATTCTGAGCTTCCTAACGGAAAAAAGATGGAGAATACAAATGGTGGGTACTATCCTTTATTGCGTAGAGGGCTTTTGAGCGAGGGTAAACAGTCTACACCATTAGAATATCATGCATTGAATATTGTATCAGGAAGGGAGTTGGCTACTCCGTTTGCTCTTGGATATCGTGTTCTAACTTTCACTTCTGAATATATTCATTTAGAAAGCCGTAATGGAGCAGTACAGAAAATTTATAGGTTACCTTCTGACGCTTCACAACAGCCCTATGCTTTTGAAACAGAAATTGTATTAGCTGAAGAAGTTGAGGATATTTGGTTGACTTCAGGGGTCCCTGAGGTAGAAATTATGTCCAATGCTTTTAACCCAACAATGAAATATTGGGTGATTAATAAAAACAAAGGGCAATTGGATAAAGTAAAGCTTCCTAAGGCAAAAGATTCTTTAATTTTACGTAGTGGTGTGTATCCCCAATGGGTGTTAAATTCTAATGGTTATTTTGGTATTATCCTAACTCCTTTAATGGATATTCCTGCGGGTTATGGGGCTCTTTATATTCCGGGATCTACAGTTCCCACACGATTATCTGCTTTAAAAGCCAGAAATCAAGCATATCCAGCTTCTAAATATCCTGGATATGAAATTTTACTACCACTTCCTAAAAGTAAAGGATCTTATCGGTTTTTAACTTATGCAGGGCCTTTAGCTGAGCCGACACTGAAAGTTTTAGATAAGACGTATACTGGTATTAAAGGAGAGAACCCTCACTATCTTGATAGCATTTCTTTCCGAGGGATCTTTGTATTTATTACTGCACCTTTTGCTAGTTTACTTTTCATTATTATGAAATTTTTCAAGATAATTACAGGTTCTTGGGGAATTTCTATTATTTTATTAACTGTGTTTTTAAAGCTTCTTTTATATCCATTAAACGCATGGTCTATACGTTCCATGCGGCGTATGCAAATATTATCACCCCATATTCAGCAGATTCAACAGAAGTACAAAAATGAGCCAAAGCGGGCTCAAATGGAAATCATGACTTTGTATAAGACAAATAAGGTTAATCCTATTACAGGATGTTTTCCTTTGTTAATACAGTTACCTTTCTTAATTGCTATGTTTGATTTATTGAAATCATCATTTTTATTGAGAGGGGCGTCATTTATTCCCGGTTGGATTGATAATTTAACTGCGCCTGATGTTTTATTTTCTTGGAAGACTTCTGTATGGTTTATTGGTAATGAGTTTCACTTATTACCTATTCTATTAGGAATTGTTATGTTTGCACAACAGAAAATGGTAGCCTTTCATAAGGTAGTCACTGATCAGCAACGGCAACAGCAAGCTATGGGCAATATGATGGCAATTTTGTTTACTGCTATGTTTTATAATTTTCCTTCAGGATTGAACATTTACTGGCTTTCTTCTATGGTCCTAGGGATTGTTCAACAATGGGGAACAAATAAAATATTAGATGGCAAACATCTTAAAAATGAAGTGATTTTAAATAAGAAAAAACACCGTTAA
- a CDS encoding prolipoprotein diacylglyceryl transferase encodes MQAIVAAINWTYSKVLWTSKSFPLQLTWYGVFFTLGILLASILSIYLGLSYYNATYRIQFSKSDLKIAIENFALYSILFILPMARLAYVVFYGWSFYLEHPQEIIKVWHGGLASHGGIFGLILEAIIFTRKYRKKIPLLTFLFLMDLCGAVFGITAFLIRIGNLFNQEIIGKPTRLPWGIIFSNSVQGKSGVPVHPVQLYEGIGYLLLSGLLYFLTYKRYLKLGKGYVTAFACIGIALIRFCAEYVKTHQGTVVSENSLLTIGQILSFPLFVFGVVLGVVCFLRNRKGTSLI; translated from the coding sequence ATGCAAGCTATTGTAGCTGCGATAAATTGGACGTATTCAAAAGTTTTGTGGACTTCAAAGAGTTTTCCTTTACAACTGACTTGGTACGGAGTGTTTTTTACTCTTGGCATTTTGTTGGCAAGTATTTTGTCAATTTATTTGGGACTCTCTTACTATAATGCCACTTATAGGATACAATTTTCGAAGAGTGATTTGAAAATAGCCATAGAAAATTTCGCTTTATACTCTATTTTATTTATTCTTCCGATGGCTCGCCTGGCTTACGTGGTATTCTATGGTTGGAGTTTTTATTTAGAACATCCCCAAGAAATTATTAAAGTTTGGCATGGGGGATTGGCGAGTCATGGAGGTATTTTTGGTTTGATTCTGGAGGCTATAATTTTTACTCGGAAGTATCGGAAAAAAATACCACTGCTTACTTTTTTATTTCTTATGGATTTGTGCGGAGCTGTTTTTGGAATTACCGCATTTTTGATTCGTATAGGGAATCTTTTTAATCAAGAAATTATAGGAAAACCCACTAGATTGCCCTGGGGAATTATTTTTTCTAATTCTGTACAAGGAAAGTCAGGTGTTCCTGTACATCCTGTGCAGCTTTATGAAGGGATTGGCTATTTACTGCTTTCTGGGCTTTTATATTTTCTTACTTACAAGCGTTATTTAAAATTGGGTAAAGGTTATGTAACTGCGTTTGCTTGTATTGGAATTGCGCTGATTCGTTTTTGTGCAGAATATGTCAAAACACATCAGGGAACAGTTGTGAGTGAAAATAGTTTGCTTACTATTGGTCAAATTCTTTCTTTTCCTTTATTTGTTTTTGGTGTGGTCTTAGGAGTGGTGTGTTTCTTGAGAAATAGGAAAGGCACATCTTTGATTTAA
- the acpS gene encoding holo-ACP synthase, with translation MEIVYTGIDIIEISRIQKVIKTHGQRILNRLFTPKEQQYCLELTNPISSFAGRFAAKEAIAKALGTGIGRFIGWKDIEILKTSQRPEVSLPSRIYKQTGITKVVLSISHSREYATAVAIALT, from the coding sequence ATGGAAATTGTTTATACAGGAATAGACATCATTGAAATCAGCCGGATTCAAAAAGTTATAAAAACTCATGGTCAACGCATACTTAACAGACTATTTACTCCTAAAGAACAACAGTATTGCTTAGAACTTACGAATCCTATTTCATCCTTTGCCGGACGTTTCGCTGCTAAAGAAGCTATAGCAAAGGCCCTAGGAACAGGTATAGGACGTTTCATTGGTTGGAAAGATATTGAAATCTTGAAAACCTCCCAAAGACCTGAAGTCTCCCTCCCCTCTCGTATATATAAGCAAACCGGAATTACCAAAGTCGTCCTTTCAATAAGTCATAGTAGAGAATACGCAACAGCAGTTGCTATTGCATTAACCTAA
- the trxB gene encoding thioredoxin-disulfide reductase — MSHSQLIIIGSGPAGYTAGIYAARALLAPLLFEGFFSGIAGGQLMTTTEVENFPGFSEGILGPKLMEAMKLQAVRLGAQVLAKDVTSVDFSKRPFLLHSKEEIYSCDACIIATGASARRLDIAGAGDNEFWQKGVTACAVCDGASPIFKNKDLYVIGGGDSALEEAMYLTRYGKQVYIVHRRDTLRASKIMEKKALANNKIVFLWNSEIIKISGDTIVRSVDIKNNITQEVVTKEAAGVFFAIGHKPNTDFLQGQLKLDEIGYILTEKGSTKTSIPGVFAAGDVQDKYYRQAITSAGSGCMAALDAERFLG, encoded by the coding sequence ATGTCTCATTCTCAATTAATTATTATTGGTTCTGGACCGGCTGGCTATACAGCAGGAATTTATGCTGCGAGAGCACTTTTAGCTCCTCTTTTATTTGAAGGGTTTTTTTCAGGGATTGCTGGAGGACAACTTATGACTACAACAGAAGTGGAAAATTTCCCAGGCTTTTCGGAAGGAATTTTAGGACCAAAATTGATGGAGGCTATGAAATTGCAAGCGGTGCGATTAGGAGCTCAAGTATTAGCTAAGGATGTGACATCTGTAGATTTTAGTAAACGACCCTTTTTATTACATTCTAAGGAAGAAATCTATTCTTGTGACGCTTGTATTATAGCTACGGGTGCTTCGGCAAGACGTTTAGACATTGCTGGAGCAGGTGATAACGAATTTTGGCAAAAAGGCGTGACTGCTTGTGCAGTATGTGATGGAGCATCTCCTATTTTTAAAAATAAAGATCTATATGTGATTGGTGGTGGCGATTCAGCTTTAGAAGAGGCTATGTATCTTACGCGTTATGGCAAACAGGTTTATATTGTGCATAGGAGAGATACATTACGAGCTTCTAAAATAATGGAAAAAAAAGCTTTAGCTAATAATAAAATCGTTTTTTTATGGAATAGTGAGATTATAAAAATTTCTGGGGATACTATTGTTCGTTCGGTAGATATTAAGAATAATATAACACAAGAGGTTGTCACTAAAGAGGCTGCGGGAGTCTTTTTTGCTATTGGACATAAACCGAATACAGATTTTCTTCAAGGTCAATTGAAGCTTGATGAGATAGGGTATATTCTTACTGAAAAGGGTTCTACTAAAACTTCTATTCCAGGGGTCTTTGCTGCAGGAGATGTTCAGGATAAGTATTATCGACAAGCAATTACTTCTGCAGGCAGTGGTTGTATGGCAGCTTTAGATGCTGAACGATTTTTAGGTTAA
- the rpsA gene encoding 30S ribosomal protein S1 — MPKQAEYTWGSKKILDNIEYLDEDVVEFKNLLYTAHRITSSEDETDSEIQPGAILKGTVVDINKDFVVVDVGLKSEGVIPMSEFIDSSEGLALGAEVEVYLDQAEDDEGKVVLSREKATRQRQWEYILTHCDEGSIVKGQITRKVKGGLIVDIGMEAFLPGSQIDNKKIKNLDDYVGKVCEFKILKINVERRNVVVSRRELLEAERISKKAELIEQITIGEHRKGIVKNITDFGVFLDLDGIDGLLHITDMTWKRIRHPSEMVELNQELEVIILSVDKEKGRVALGLKQKEHNPWEDIEKKYPPGKRVIGKIVKLLPYGAFIEIEEGIEGLIHVSEMSWVKNVVDPSEVVNKGDEVEAIVLSIQKDEGKISLGLKQTEHNPWDNIENKYPIGLHVNAEIKNLTNYGAFVELEPGIEGLIHISDMSWIKKVSHPSELFKKGSTVEAVILSVDKESKKITLGVKQLSSNPWNEIEAMFPTGSIISGVVTKITAFGAFVELQNGIEGLIHVSELSEKPFAKIEDIISIGSTVSAKVIKLDPDHKKVSLSMKEYLAEYPYNQKATNSGESDIVSKSSKERKKGK, encoded by the coding sequence ATGCCAAAACAAGCCGAATACACTTGGGGATCTAAAAAAATTCTCGACAACATAGAATACCTAGACGAGGATGTTGTAGAATTCAAAAACTTGCTCTACACGGCACACAGAATTACTTCAAGCGAAGATGAGACTGATAGCGAAATTCAGCCCGGCGCTATCCTAAAAGGTACTGTAGTTGATATTAACAAAGATTTTGTCGTAGTCGATGTAGGATTAAAATCGGAAGGAGTCATTCCGATGTCGGAATTCATAGACTCTTCCGAAGGCTTGGCTTTAGGAGCAGAAGTCGAAGTCTATCTAGATCAAGCAGAAGACGATGAGGGCAAGGTTGTTCTATCAAGAGAAAAAGCAACACGCCAACGCCAATGGGAATATATTTTAACTCATTGTGATGAAGGATCTATTGTTAAAGGTCAAATTACACGCAAAGTCAAAGGCGGCCTTATTGTAGATATTGGTATGGAAGCCTTTCTTCCTGGATCACAAATAGATAATAAAAAAATTAAAAATCTTGATGATTATGTAGGTAAAGTCTGTGAATTTAAAATTCTAAAAATTAATGTCGAGCGACGCAATGTTGTTGTGTCTCGAAGAGAATTATTAGAAGCAGAAAGAATTTCCAAGAAAGCTGAGCTCATTGAGCAAATCACGATTGGAGAACATCGCAAAGGCATTGTGAAAAATATCACGGATTTTGGAGTCTTCTTAGATCTTGATGGGATTGATGGTCTTCTACATATTACAGATATGACTTGGAAACGTATTCGCCATCCTTCTGAAATGGTTGAGTTAAATCAAGAGCTTGAAGTCATTATCTTAAGTGTGGACAAAGAAAAAGGCCGCGTAGCTTTAGGATTAAAACAAAAAGAACATAATCCTTGGGAAGATATCGAGAAAAAATACCCTCCAGGAAAACGTGTTATTGGTAAAATTGTTAAACTTCTTCCCTATGGAGCATTTATTGAAATTGAAGAAGGAATTGAAGGATTAATTCACGTTTCAGAAATGTCTTGGGTAAAAAATGTTGTTGATCCAAGTGAAGTGGTAAATAAAGGTGATGAAGTTGAAGCCATTGTTTTATCTATTCAAAAAGATGAAGGAAAAATTTCTCTTGGCTTGAAACAAACCGAACATAATCCCTGGGACAATATTGAAAATAAGTATCCTATTGGGTTACATGTAAATGCTGAAATTAAGAACTTAACAAATTATGGTGCTTTCGTTGAATTAGAACCCGGGATCGAAGGTTTGATTCATATTTCTGATATGAGTTGGATTAAAAAGGTTTCCCATCCTTCAGAACTCTTCAAAAAGGGTAGCACAGTAGAGGCGGTTATTCTCTCTGTAGATAAAGAAAGTAAAAAAATTACTCTAGGGGTAAAGCAGTTAAGTTCAAATCCTTGGAATGAAATTGAAGCCATGTTTCCTACAGGAAGCATAATTTCTGGAGTTGTGACTAAAATCACTGCATTTGGAGCCTTTGTTGAATTACAAAATGGTATAGAAGGATTAATCCATGTTTCTGAGCTTTCTGAAAAGCCATTTGCTAAAATAGAAGATATTATCTCTATTGGCAGTACAGTATCAGCAAAAGTTATTAAACTAGATCCTGATCATAAAAAAGTATCTCTCTCTATGAAAGAATATCTTGCAGAGTATCCTTATAATCAAAAAGCAACAAACTCAGGGGAGTCAGATATCGTATCTAAATCCTCTAAAGAAAGGAAAAAAGGGAAATAG
- the nusA gene encoding transcription termination factor NusA, producing the protein MNKNLVAIFDYMEKEKGIQRSTITGAIESALKIAAKKTLRDDANISVNINSRTGDIEVFCEKEIVEICQNPSKEIPLDKAREYDPDCQIGQYMDVPFVSENFGRIAAHAARQIIGQKLRHAERDVIYEEYRHRVNEILSGIVKRFAKGSNLIIDLGKVEAILPARFYPKTEKHKIGDKIYALLYEVQESENGGAEVILSRSHPEFVKQLFIQEVPELEEGAVKIVKIAREAGYRTKLAVSSSDLKADPVGAFVGMRGSRVKNIIRELNDEKIDIINYSPVPTELLQNLLYPIEIQKIAILEDDKVIAIVVQDADYATVIGKRGINARLISQILDYELEVQRMSEYNKLLEIQRLQLAEFDSPHLDQPLEMEEISKLVIQNLEHAGYDTIRKVLLASANDLASVPGISLELAYKILEQVSKYGEGKVDEKPEIED; encoded by the coding sequence ATGAATAAAAATCTTGTAGCTATTTTTGACTACATGGAGAAAGAAAAAGGAATTCAACGCTCTACTATTACAGGGGCGATTGAATCCGCTTTAAAAATTGCAGCTAAAAAAACTTTAAGAGATGATGCTAACATTTCTGTAAATATTAATTCTCGTACGGGAGATATTGAAGTTTTTTGTGAAAAAGAAATTGTAGAAATTTGCCAAAATCCCAGCAAAGAAATCCCTTTAGATAAAGCAAGAGAATATGATCCTGATTGTCAAATTGGTCAGTATATGGATGTTCCCTTTGTTTCAGAAAACTTTGGGAGGATAGCAGCTCATGCAGCGCGACAAATTATTGGGCAAAAATTACGTCATGCTGAAAGAGATGTGATCTATGAAGAGTACCGTCATCGTGTAAATGAAATTCTATCAGGAATAGTCAAGAGATTTGCAAAAGGCTCAAATCTAATTATAGATTTAGGGAAAGTCGAGGCTATTCTTCCCGCTCGCTTTTATCCAAAAACTGAAAAGCATAAAATTGGTGATAAGATTTACGCGCTACTTTATGAGGTACAAGAATCAGAAAATGGGGGAGCAGAAGTTATTCTTAGTCGTAGTCACCCAGAATTTGTTAAACAACTATTCATCCAAGAAGTGCCAGAGTTAGAAGAAGGTGCTGTTAAAATCGTTAAAATTGCTCGAGAAGCTGGTTATCGCACTAAATTAGCTGTAAGTTCATCTGATTTGAAGGCAGATCCTGTTGGAGCTTTTGTTGGTATGAGAGGTTCTCGAGTAAAAAATATTATCCGAGAATTAAATGATGAAAAGATTGATATTATAAATTATTCCCCAGTACCTACAGAATTATTACAAAATTTACTTTATCCTATAGAGATTCAAAAGATTGCTATTTTAGAAGATGATAAAGTAATTGCTATTGTAGTTCAGGATGCCGATTACGCTACTGTAATTGGAAAACGTGGTATTAATGCTCGTTTAATTAGTCAAATTTTAGACTATGAGCTCGAAGTACAACGTATGAGTGAATATAATAAGCTTTTGGAGATTCAACGCCTACAATTGGCAGAATTCGATAGTCCCCATTTAGATCAGCCTCTAGAAATGGAAGAAATTAGTAAGCTAGTTATTCAAAACTTGGAACATGCGGGATACGACACAATCAGAAAAGTGTTATTAGCAAGTGCTAATGACCTAGCTTCTGTTCCTGGGATCAGTTTAGAGCTTGCTTATAAAATTTTGGAGCAAGTCAGCAAATATGGAGAAGGCAAAGTTGACGAAAAACCTGAAATTGAAGATTAA